The following are encoded together in the Lysobacter silvisoli genome:
- the birA gene encoding bifunctional biotin--[acetyl-CoA-carboxylase] ligase/biotin operon repressor BirA, giving the protein MDERALLQRLIDGPASGDALARACGQSRTAVWKRIEALREAGVAIEAKAGRGYALSQPLDLLDGQAILAALPPAARTSLAELEVAWTIDSTNSELLRRATPARGAVALLAERQTGGRGRRGREWASPLAAHLYLSLARGFGGGLARLGGLSLVAGIAAVEALQDLGYAAVRLKWPNDVVVVGDAGLRKLGGLLIEGGGEYAGPARAVIGLGLNVRMPAAAAAAIDQPWCDLHGLSGGAAPARNAVAAAVLARLLPALDEFDGAGLAPFLPRYAALDALAGAAVAVHGGDGRRQHGVALGLAEDGALRVRLDEGGERAFHAGEVSVRRDDGASA; this is encoded by the coding sequence ATGGACGAACGCGCGCTGCTGCAACGTTTGATCGACGGGCCCGCTTCGGGCGACGCGCTGGCGCGCGCCTGTGGCCAGAGCCGCACCGCGGTGTGGAAGCGCATCGAAGCGCTGCGCGAGGCCGGCGTGGCGATCGAGGCCAAGGCCGGGCGCGGTTACGCGCTGAGCCAGCCGCTGGACCTGCTGGACGGGCAGGCCATTCTGGCGGCGCTGCCGCCCGCGGCACGCACGTCGTTGGCAGAGCTGGAAGTGGCCTGGACCATCGATTCGACCAACAGCGAACTGCTGCGCCGGGCCACGCCCGCGCGCGGTGCGGTGGCGCTGCTGGCCGAGCGCCAGACCGGCGGCCGTGGCCGCCGCGGGCGCGAATGGGCTTCGCCCTTGGCCGCGCATTTGTATCTGTCGCTGGCGCGCGGCTTCGGCGGCGGTCTGGCGCGGCTGGGCGGCCTGAGTCTGGTCGCCGGCATCGCCGCGGTCGAAGCCTTGCAGGATCTGGGTTATGCCGCGGTGCGCTTGAAGTGGCCCAACGATGTGGTGGTCGTCGGCGACGCCGGCCTGCGCAAGCTCGGCGGCCTGCTGATCGAAGGCGGCGGCGAATACGCCGGGCCCGCGCGCGCGGTGATCGGCTTGGGGCTTAACGTACGCATGCCCGCTGCGGCCGCCGCGGCGATCGACCAGCCCTGGTGCGACCTGCATGGTTTGTCGGGCGGCGCGGCGCCGGCGCGCAACGCGGTGGCCGCCGCGGTGCTGGCGCGGCTGCTGCCGGCGCTGGATGAATTCGACGGCGCCGGCCTGGCGCCGTTCCTGCCGCGTTACGCGGCGCTGGATGCGCTGGCCGGCGCGGCGGTGGCGGTGCACGGCGGCGACGGCCGCCGCCAGCACGGCGTGGCTCTGGGCCTGGCCGAGGATGGCGCGCTGCGCGTGCGCCTGGACGAGGGCGGCGAGCGCGCCTTCCATGCCGGCGAAGTCAGCGTGCGCCGCGACGATGGAGCTTCGGCATGA
- the plsY gene encoding glycerol-3-phosphate 1-O-acyltransferase PlsY, giving the protein MPPAPLPTIAPLSIALIVAAYLIGSLSGSLLLGRLRGVDIRQHGSGNAGGTNALRTQGWRFALGVVLIDVGKGALAAWLALRYAPVGTGLSVTGHGYAAALAAVLGHVWPLWHGFRGGKGAATAVGGLLVLWPYAIPFLLLIWGLVLISTGYVGVSTVCAAVGVAVLAWLSGAGSERLWFASVLALLIVYTHRGNLQRLRAGTESRFARARLLHRLRKR; this is encoded by the coding sequence ATGCCGCCCGCGCCACTCCCGACGATCGCCCCGCTGAGCATCGCGCTGATCGTCGCCGCCTATCTGATCGGTTCGCTGTCGGGCAGCCTGCTGCTGGGCCGCCTGCGCGGCGTGGACATCCGCCAGCACGGCAGCGGCAACGCCGGCGGCACCAACGCGCTGCGCACCCAGGGCTGGCGTTTCGCCCTGGGCGTGGTGCTCATCGATGTGGGCAAGGGCGCGCTCGCCGCCTGGCTGGCACTGCGCTACGCGCCGGTAGGCACCGGGCTCAGCGTGACCGGGCACGGTTACGCGGCCGCACTGGCGGCGGTGCTGGGCCATGTCTGGCCGTTGTGGCACGGCTTCCGCGGCGGCAAGGGCGCGGCCACCGCGGTCGGCGGCCTGCTGGTGCTGTGGCCGTATGCGATTCCGTTCCTGCTGCTGATCTGGGGCCTGGTGCTGATCTCCACCGGCTATGTCGGCGTGTCCACGGTCTGCGCCGCGGTCGGCGTGGCGGTCCTGGCCTGGCTCAGCGGCGCAGGCAGCGAACGCTTGTGGTTCGCCTCGGTGCTGGCGCTGCTGATCGTCTACACCCATCGCGGCAACCTGCAGCGCCTGCGCGCCGGCACCGAGTCCCGCTTCGCCCGTGCGCGACTGCTGCACCGTTTGCGCAAGCGCTGA
- a CDS encoding DegV family protein, which produces MNLRPPLTAPALRRALIAGARRVIASRDGLNRINVFPVADGDTGNNLAHTLGSLLNGALSRRSRHIGELLLRIGNDAIDGARGNSGAILAQFLHGVAEHARSQPVLDATTLAASVRRGADSARAALAQPVEGTILSVISAFADALDEAARGAEGGDPRPGFASALASARVALARTPQQMALLQKAGVVDAGAQGFVDLLEGIAEFVDGGPRALRVHGAAAAANEAPAPADAHPAHEHVDPERRWCAECLVLGEGIERDALRAAIEAVGADSLVLAGGAARMRVHAHVGRPQQLFDACAGHGAVEGMKADDMLLQQRSTESGLRLAVLTDSAADLPETVLERHAVHVVPVRVSVDGRDYLDKVGLTTAEFYRRMAASADLPKTSQPPPGDFRRPFDFLLAHHPQLIYVGLSRAVSGTLQSGEHAAARADAARVHVFDSINAAGGQALLAWRAAELAEAGADLAAVLAELERLRPLTLTWAMARDISHAVRGGRIPAWAGPVVRYSGLTPVARMKADGRLGVAGGLLARRSAPEKFAGYVARRLPGGTRWRAIVGHCDAHDDGTRLLECLRRRVELSEAHLVETGPAIGAHAGRGALLVSVQPAP; this is translated from the coding sequence ATGAACCTGCGCCCGCCCCTGACCGCGCCGGCCCTGCGCCGGGCCCTGATCGCCGGGGCCCGGCGGGTCATCGCCAGCCGCGACGGCCTGAACCGGATCAACGTGTTTCCGGTGGCCGACGGCGACACCGGCAACAACCTGGCCCACACCCTGGGCAGCCTGCTGAACGGGGCCCTGAGCCGGCGCAGCCGGCACATCGGCGAGCTGCTGCTGCGCATCGGCAACGATGCCATCGACGGGGCGCGCGGCAATTCGGGGGCGATCCTGGCCCAGTTCCTGCACGGCGTGGCCGAGCACGCGCGCAGCCAGCCGGTGCTGGACGCGACCACCCTGGCCGCCTCGGTGCGGCGCGGCGCCGACAGCGCCCGCGCGGCCCTGGCCCAGCCGGTGGAGGGCACCATCCTCAGCGTGATCTCGGCCTTCGCCGACGCCCTGGACGAGGCCGCGCGCGGCGCCGAAGGCGGCGACCCGCGGCCGGGCTTCGCCAGCGCCCTGGCCAGCGCGCGGGTGGCGCTGGCGCGCACGCCGCAGCAGATGGCGCTGCTGCAGAAGGCCGGCGTGGTCGATGCCGGCGCGCAGGGGTTCGTCGATCTGCTCGAGGGCATCGCCGAATTTGTCGACGGCGGGCCGCGCGCGCTGCGCGTGCACGGCGCGGCCGCGGCCGCCAACGAGGCGCCGGCGCCGGCCGATGCGCACCCCGCGCACGAGCACGTCGATCCCGAGCGGCGCTGGTGCGCCGAATGTCTGGTGCTGGGCGAAGGCATCGAGCGCGACGCGCTGCGCGCGGCGATCGAGGCGGTGGGCGCCGATTCGCTGGTGTTGGCCGGCGGCGCCGCGCGCATGCGCGTGCATGCGCACGTGGGCCGCCCGCAGCAACTGTTCGACGCCTGCGCGGGCCATGGCGCGGTCGAAGGCATGAAGGCCGACGACATGCTGCTGCAGCAGCGCAGTACCGAATCCGGGCTGCGTCTGGCGGTGCTCACCGACAGCGCCGCCGACCTGCCCGAGACGGTGCTGGAACGCCATGCCGTCCACGTGGTGCCGGTGCGGGTGAGCGTGGACGGCCGCGATTACCTGGACAAGGTCGGGCTGACCACGGCCGAGTTCTACCGGCGCATGGCGGCGTCGGCGGATCTGCCCAAGACCAGCCAGCCGCCGCCGGGCGATTTCCGCCGGCCCTTCGATTTCCTGCTCGCCCACCATCCGCAGTTGATCTACGTGGGCCTGTCGCGCGCGGTGTCGGGCACGCTGCAGTCCGGCGAGCACGCCGCCGCGCGCGCCGATGCGGCGCGCGTGCACGTGTTCGACAGCATCAACGCCGCCGGCGGCCAGGCGCTGCTGGCCTGGCGCGCGGCCGAACTGGCCGAGGCCGGCGCCGACCTGGCCGCGGTGCTGGCCGAACTGGAGCGGCTGCGGCCGCTGACCCTGACCTGGGCGATGGCGCGCGACATCTCGCACGCGGTGCGCGGCGGCCGCATTCCGGCCTGGGCCGGGCCGGTGGTGCGCTACAGCGGCCTGACTCCGGTGGCGCGGATGAAGGCCGACGGCCGCCTGGGCGTGGCCGGCGGCTTGCTGGCGCGGCGCAGCGCGCCGGAGAAGTTCGCCGGCTACGTGGCCCGGCGCCTGCCCGGCGGCACGCGCTGGCGCGCGATCGTCGGCCACTGCGATGCCCACGACGACGGCACGCGCCTGCTCGAATGCCTGCGCCGGCGCGTCGAGTTGAGCGAGGCGCACCTGGTCGAAACCGGCCCGGCGATCGGCGCGCACGCCGGCCGCGGCGCATTGCTGGTGTCGGTGCAGCCGGCGCCGTGA
- a CDS encoding zinc-dependent peptidase, whose protein sequence is MLRRLRRPPAIDDTLWRATPDAVPWARVLEPEREARLRELTARFLHEKTISPIGELTLSAQQRCMLASLCCLPLLEFGAEGLRGWSQLIVYPDAFRVNRSHIDAAGVLHEWQDELIGEAWEAGPVVLSWADVLADCADPRAGYCVAAHEIAHKLDVLDGVLDGTPPLPREWQREWAREFQAAYDGFVDEVDSGRETLIDSYAAEAPEEFFAVATEYHFSDPALLQEALPTVAAQLRRLYGPSPFA, encoded by the coding sequence CTGCTGCGCCGCCTGCGCCGACCGCCGGCCATCGACGACACCTTGTGGCGCGCCACGCCCGACGCGGTGCCGTGGGCGCGCGTGCTGGAACCCGAACGCGAAGCGCGGCTGCGCGAACTGACGGCGCGCTTCCTGCACGAGAAGACCATCAGCCCGATCGGCGAGCTCACGCTGAGCGCGCAGCAGCGCTGCATGCTCGCGTCGCTGTGCTGCCTGCCGCTGCTGGAGTTCGGCGCCGAAGGCCTGCGCGGCTGGTCGCAGCTGATCGTCTACCCCGATGCGTTCCGGGTGAACCGCAGCCACATCGACGCGGCCGGCGTGCTGCACGAATGGCAGGACGAGCTCATCGGCGAAGCCTGGGAAGCCGGGCCGGTGGTGCTGTCCTGGGCCGACGTGCTGGCCGACTGCGCCGACCCGCGCGCGGGCTACTGCGTGGCCGCGCACGAGATCGCGCACAAGCTCGACGTGCTCGACGGCGTGCTCGACGGCACCCCGCCGCTGCCGCGCGAATGGCAGCGCGAATGGGCGCGCGAGTTCCAGGCGGCGTACGACGGCTTCGTCGACGAAGTGGATTCCGGCCGCGAGACCCTGATCGATTCCTACGCGGCCGAAGCGCCGGAGGAATTCTTCGCGGTGGCCACCGAGTACCACTTCAGCGATCCGGCGCTGCTGCAGGAGGCCTTGCCGACGGTGGCGGCGCAGTTGCGGCGCTTGTATGGGCCGTCGCCGTTCGCTTGA
- a CDS encoding ATP-binding protein: MSWGQPRSLRARQLLAASLGLLAFLALAGYALDRAFLDTAENNLRERLHGYALAYAAKGDFDRSGEFVEPYEPIDPRFDQPGSGLYAELVLPNGHWDSPSAQGPLLPAASMLRPSERRFEGPLPITEINGSVGEAYRYGIGLTWAAGGDPRAEFPYTIYILENTTSLRGQVAVFREALWRYLGGAGVILLLLQALIMQWSLRPLKRVIEELKRVQRGLASRMSERHPRELEPLTESINAFIESERENLDRQRNTLADLAHSLKTPLAVLRARLDDNAPDAELREDVDLQLRRMNDLVSYQLARAASGGHALFAAPVAIEPHAEQIVRGLEKVYASKGVLCEFEVAPGVQFHGEPGDLQELLGNLLENAFKWARSRVLLTVMPGETAPNRRPGLLLAVDDDGPGIPPDKVALILQRGVRGDERVHGHGIGLAIVQDLVRGYRGTLDVVQSEELGGARFEVKLPPGL; encoded by the coding sequence ATGAGCTGGGGCCAGCCGCGTTCGCTGCGCGCGCGCCAGCTGCTGGCCGCCAGCCTGGGCCTGCTGGCGTTCCTGGCCCTGGCCGGCTACGCGCTGGACCGCGCGTTCCTGGACACCGCCGAGAACAATCTGCGCGAGCGCCTGCACGGCTATGCGCTGGCCTATGCGGCCAAGGGCGACTTCGACCGCAGCGGCGAGTTCGTCGAACCCTACGAGCCCATCGACCCGCGCTTCGATCAGCCCGGCAGCGGCTTGTACGCCGAATTGGTGCTGCCCAATGGGCATTGGGATTCGCCCTCGGCGCAGGGCCCACTGCTGCCGGCCGCGTCCATGCTCAGGCCCAGCGAGCGCCGCTTCGAAGGTCCGCTGCCGATCACCGAGATCAACGGCAGCGTGGGCGAGGCCTACCGCTACGGCATCGGCCTGACCTGGGCCGCCGGCGGCGATCCGCGCGCGGAATTCCCGTACACGATCTACATCCTGGAGAACACCACCTCGCTGCGCGGCCAGGTCGCAGTGTTCCGCGAGGCGCTGTGGCGCTACCTGGGCGGCGCGGGCGTGATCCTGCTGCTGCTGCAGGCGCTGATCATGCAATGGAGCCTGCGCCCGCTGAAGCGCGTGATCGAGGAGCTCAAGCGCGTGCAGCGCGGCCTGGCTTCGCGCATGAGCGAGCGTCACCCGCGCGAGCTGGAGCCGCTGACCGAAAGCATCAACGCCTTCATCGAGAGCGAGCGCGAGAATCTGGACCGCCAGCGCAACACCCTGGCCGACCTGGCGCACAGCCTGAAGACGCCGCTGGCCGTGTTGCGCGCGCGCCTGGACGACAACGCGCCCGACGCGGAGTTGCGCGAGGACGTGGACCTGCAGTTGCGGCGAATGAACGACCTGGTGTCCTACCAACTGGCGCGCGCGGCCTCGGGTGGCCATGCCCTGTTCGCCGCACCGGTGGCGATCGAGCCGCATGCCGAGCAGATCGTGCGCGGGTTGGAGAAGGTGTACGCGTCCAAGGGCGTGCTGTGCGAATTCGAGGTGGCGCCGGGCGTGCAGTTCCACGGCGAGCCCGGCGACTTGCAGGAACTGTTGGGCAACCTGCTGGAGAACGCGTTCAAGTGGGCGCGCTCGCGCGTGCTGCTGACGGTGATGCCGGGCGAAACCGCGCCGAACCGCCGCCCCGGTCTGTTGCTGGCGGTGGACGACGACGGCCCCGGTATTCCGCCGGACAAGGTGGCGCTGATCCTGCAGCGTGGCGTGCGCGGCGACGAGCGCGTGCATGGGCACGGCATCGGGCTGGCGATCGTGCAGGACCTGGTGCGCGGGTATCGCGGGACGCTGGATGTGGTGCAGTCCGAGGAGCTGGGTGGGGCGCGGTTCGAGGTGAAGCTGCCGCCTGGGCTTTGA
- a CDS encoding response regulator transcription factor has translation MRILLVEDEAPLRETLAARLKREGFAVDAAQDGEEGLYMGREVPFDLGIIDLGLPKMSGMELIKALRDEGKKFPVLILTARSSWQDKVEGLKQGADDYLVKPFHVEELLARLNALVRRAAGWSKPTLECGPVMLDLAAQTVSVSGTNVDLTSYEYKVLEYLMMHAGELVSKADLTEHIYQQDFDRDSNVLEVFIGRLRKKLDPDGAMKPIETVRGRGYRFAIPRSGD, from the coding sequence ATGCGAATTCTGCTGGTCGAAGACGAAGCCCCGCTGCGCGAAACCCTGGCCGCGCGCCTGAAGCGTGAGGGCTTTGCGGTGGACGCCGCTCAGGACGGCGAAGAAGGCCTGTACATGGGCCGCGAAGTCCCGTTCGACCTCGGCATCATCGACCTGGGCCTGCCGAAGATGTCCGGCATGGAGCTGATCAAGGCCCTGCGCGACGAAGGCAAGAAATTCCCGGTGCTGATCCTGACCGCGCGTTCGAGCTGGCAGGACAAGGTCGAGGGCCTGAAGCAGGGCGCCGACGACTACCTGGTCAAGCCCTTCCATGTGGAGGAGCTGCTGGCGCGGCTCAACGCCCTGGTCCGCCGCGCGGCGGGCTGGAGCAAGCCGACCCTGGAATGCGGCCCGGTGATGCTGGACCTGGCCGCGCAGACGGTCAGCGTCAGCGGCACCAACGTGGACCTGACCAGCTATGAGTACAAGGTGCTGGAGTACCTGATGATGCACGCGGGCGAGTTGGTCTCGAAGGCCGACCTGACCGAGCACATCTACCAGCAGGATTTCGACCGCGACTCCAATGTGCTGGAAGTGTTCATCGGCCGCTTGCGCAAGAAGCTGGACCCGGACGGCGCGATGAAGCCGATCGAGACCGTGCGCGGCCGCGGCTACCGCTTCGCCATCCCGCGCAGCGGGGACTGA
- a CDS encoding arginine deiminase-related protein has protein sequence MAVAREAAPDFGPATARAAFLVAPDGFARAEQSADDNRYMAAAEAFDAGRAQDQHRALHRALSTVLPTVCFAGDPDTPDALFPNNVYATAPGRYLVGRMRHPVRQREAGRADIRAFFRDVLGYAEHDLSRQPHPCELTGALVIDRARGLGYCGLSERCDETGARLMHEALGLRATLLFDLAPGEYHTNVVLAVLAGRAALVCPNGFADAAVVAAIAQVYGAGTVMLSPPEHAAFAGNAIALSADRVWMSAAAAAALTPASRVALSDAGFAVAEVALDAIEAGGGSLRCCVGEIY, from the coding sequence TTGGCCGTCGCTCGCGAGGCCGCGCCGGATTTCGGCCCTGCCACGGCGCGTGCGGCGTTCCTGGTCGCGCCCGACGGCTTCGCCCGCGCCGAGCAGTCGGCCGACGACAATCGCTACATGGCCGCGGCCGAGGCCTTCGATGCCGGCCGCGCCCAGGACCAGCACCGCGCCCTGCACCGGGCGCTGTCGACGGTGCTGCCCACGGTTTGCTTCGCCGGCGATCCGGACACCCCGGATGCGCTGTTCCCGAACAACGTCTACGCCACCGCGCCGGGCCGCTATTTGGTCGGGCGCATGCGCCACCCGGTGCGGCAGCGCGAGGCCGGGCGCGCCGATATCCGCGCGTTCTTCCGCGACGTACTGGGCTACGCGGAGCACGATCTGTCCCGGCAGCCGCACCCCTGCGAGCTGACCGGCGCCCTGGTCATCGACCGCGCCCGCGGCCTGGGCTACTGCGGCCTGTCCGAGCGCTGCGACGAGACCGGGGCCAGGCTGATGCACGAGGCCCTGGGCCTGCGCGCCACCCTGCTGTTCGACCTGGCTCCCGGCGAGTACCACACCAATGTGGTCCTGGCGGTGCTGGCCGGCCGCGCGGCCCTGGTCTGCCCGAACGGCTTCGCCGACGCGGCCGTGGTGGCCGCCATCGCCCAGGTCTACGGCGCCGGCACGGTGATGCTGTCGCCGCCGGAGCATGCGGCCTTCGCCGGCAACGCCATCGCCCTGTCCGCCGACCGGGTCTGGATGAGCGCCGCGGCCGCCGCGGCCCTGACCCCGGCCAGCCGGGTGGCCCTGTCGGACGCCGGCTTCGCCGTGGCCGAGGTGGCGCTGGACGCGATCGAGGCCGGCGGCGGTTCGCTGCGCTGCTGCGTGGGCGAGATCTACTAG
- the dusA gene encoding tRNA dihydrouridine(20/20a) synthase DusA codes for MTAPPSIPLAQLRLSVAPMMDWTDTQCRVFHRALAPNARLYTEMVHANAVIHGDRARLLAMDPVEHPVALQLGGSEPELLAQAARIGAEYGFDEVNLNCGCPSDRVQAGRFGACLMREPALVAESVAAMVAACPVPVTVKCRLGVDDDQHYEVFLAFIEQVAAAGCGMFVVHARNAWLKGLSPKENREVPPLRYDWAYRLKRDRPDLQVIVNGGIATLEDATEHLRHSDGAMLGRAAYHDPYLLHRLDVAWFGGELRSRADLLRGLRPYVEEQLARGVYLKHITRHLLGLFHGERGGRAFRQVLSEGAHKPGADWSLIERALALTETRADAA; via the coding sequence ATGACAGCACCACCCTCGATCCCACTCGCCCAACTCCGCCTCTCCGTCGCCCCCATGATGGACTGGACCGACACCCAGTGCCGGGTGTTCCACCGTGCGCTTGCTCCTAACGCGCGCCTCTACACCGAAATGGTCCACGCAAACGCCGTGATCCACGGCGACCGCGCGCGCTTGCTGGCGATGGACCCCGTCGAGCATCCGGTGGCGTTGCAGTTGGGCGGCAGCGAGCCGGAGCTGCTGGCGCAGGCGGCGCGGATCGGGGCCGAGTACGGGTTCGACGAGGTCAACCTCAATTGCGGCTGTCCGTCGGACCGGGTGCAGGCGGGGCGGTTCGGGGCCTGTCTGATGCGGGAGCCGGCGTTGGTGGCCGAGTCGGTGGCGGCGATGGTCGCGGCCTGTCCGGTGCCGGTGACGGTGAAGTGCCGCTTGGGCGTGGACGACGATCAGCATTACGAGGTGTTCCTGGCTTTCATCGAGCAGGTGGCGGCGGCGGGCTGCGGCATGTTCGTGGTGCACGCGCGCAATGCCTGGCTCAAGGGGCTGTCGCCGAAGGAGAATCGCGAGGTGCCGCCGCTGCGCTACGACTGGGCCTACCGGCTCAAGCGCGACCGGCCGGACTTGCAGGTGATCGTCAATGGCGGCATCGCGACGCTGGAAGACGCGACCGAGCACTTGCGACACAGCGACGGGGCGATGCTGGGCCGCGCGGCTTATCACGATCCTTATTTGCTGCACCGGCTGGACGTGGCCTGGTTCGGCGGCGAGCTGCGCAGTCGCGCCGACTTGCTGCGCGGGCTGCGTCCGTACGTCGAAGAGCAGCTGGCGCGCGGCGTCTATCTGAAGCACATCACGCGTCATTTGCTCGGCCTGTTCCATGGAGAACGCGGCGGGCGCGCGTTCCGGCAGGTGCTCAGCGAGGGCGCGCACAAGCCCGGCGCGGACTGGTCGCTGATCGAGCGCGCGCTGGCGCTGACCGAAACCCGGGCCGACGCAGCTTGA